In the genome of Massilia sp. PAMC28688, one region contains:
- a CDS encoding CHASE domain-containing protein, which translates to MRTQGYLAFVIGMCLTAWTCMKVSDAQQARISNTFQRDTDKIAADTSTRLKIYFDTLLSIKGAFTINDKINRAQFVRYVDELDIRKRYPGFQAIQFVRDVPDGDVPRFEASVRGDTSLLTTGYPDFAVHPVVKSERHYIIEYSEPLAGNEIAFGLDLAALPPHRAALELGRDSGQLVATERITLVQDKTGEPGFVARAPVYRQDLPATTVAQRRAALVGWVAIVFRVNNLMQEVLDPVLAPNLAIRIDDAGDGQAAAPPAPDKLMFSSPGSGARPIPGMVVYKHLDVAQRRWVMRLAALEGPRYSQNLTPVVLVALGGTLVSMLIAALLIAWARSRALAAQVRGALEEQRAFQDSASVGIALFAHGQVVRCNRGMEDIMGYGPGELAGQPSAILTQGHEQAFRIDPLTRRAQSELELVRRDGSVMWCLINGKAVGESPLAGEEVWVIQDISDRKHAEAALLDARDGLQTSLSELARQKASVEAAQRDLSNVLNTLNQAQTNLITSEKMASLGSLVAGIAHELNTPIGNSLLTATALDDMVRGFEKQYADGGIKRSALETMVADTKTACSIMTSSLHRAADLITSFKQVAVDQTSDQRRRFNLSEVIGDTCATFAAQFKRANCDTRIDCPPGLVIDSYPGGVGQVLSNLINNALLHAFEGRAHASMTISVRETGDGHLMLVFADDGVGMPPRILHQVFDPFFTTKMGQGGSGLGMNIVYNIVTGMLGGSIAIESSPGQGTTVTIRMPCVAPRRDGEGVELKLLSIP; encoded by the coding sequence ATGCGAACCCAAGGGTACCTGGCGTTTGTGATTGGCATGTGCCTGACGGCGTGGACCTGCATGAAGGTCAGCGATGCCCAGCAGGCCCGGATCAGCAATACCTTCCAGCGCGACACCGACAAGATCGCTGCCGATACCAGCACACGCCTGAAGATTTATTTCGACACGCTGCTGTCGATCAAGGGTGCCTTTACTATCAACGACAAGATCAACCGCGCCCAGTTTGTGCGCTATGTGGACGAACTCGACATCCGCAAGCGCTACCCTGGTTTCCAGGCAATCCAGTTCGTGCGCGACGTGCCCGATGGCGATGTGCCGCGCTTCGAGGCCAGCGTGCGCGGCGACACGTCGCTCCTGACGACGGGTTATCCCGACTTTGCGGTCCATCCGGTCGTCAAGAGCGAGCGCCATTACATCATTGAATACAGCGAGCCGCTGGCCGGCAACGAGATCGCCTTCGGGCTGGACCTGGCGGCGCTGCCGCCGCACCGGGCCGCGCTGGAACTGGGCCGCGACAGCGGGCAGCTGGTGGCCACCGAACGCATCACCCTGGTCCAGGACAAAACGGGTGAACCGGGCTTCGTGGCGCGCGCCCCGGTCTACCGCCAGGACCTGCCGGCCACCACGGTGGCGCAGCGGCGCGCGGCCCTGGTGGGCTGGGTGGCGATTGTGTTTCGCGTCAATAACCTGATGCAGGAAGTGCTCGACCCGGTACTGGCGCCGAACCTTGCCATCCGCATCGACGATGCGGGCGACGGCCAGGCCGCGGCGCCACCGGCGCCGGACAAGCTGATGTTTTCCAGCCCGGGCAGCGGTGCCCGTCCGATTCCCGGCATGGTTGTGTACAAGCACCTGGACGTGGCGCAGCGGCGCTGGGTGATGCGCCTGGCGGCACTGGAGGGTCCCCGCTACAGCCAGAACCTGACGCCGGTGGTATTGGTGGCCCTCGGGGGCACCCTGGTGAGCATGCTCATCGCGGCGCTTCTGATCGCGTGGGCCCGCAGCCGCGCGCTGGCGGCGCAGGTGCGCGGCGCGCTGGAAGAGCAGCGCGCCTTCCAGGACAGCGCCAGCGTCGGCATCGCCCTGTTTGCGCACGGCCAGGTGGTGCGCTGCAATCGGGGCATGGAAGACATCATGGGCTATGGGCCGGGCGAACTGGCGGGGCAGCCCAGTGCCATCCTGACCCAGGGCCACGAGCAGGCGTTTCGTATTGATCCGCTCACCCGGCGCGCGCAAAGCGAACTGGAACTGGTGCGCCGGGATGGCAGCGTGATGTGGTGCCTCATCAATGGCAAGGCGGTGGGCGAGTCGCCCCTGGCCGGCGAAGAGGTGTGGGTGATCCAGGATATCAGCGACCGCAAGCATGCCGAGGCGGCCCTGCTCGATGCCCGCGACGGCCTGCAGACCAGCCTGTCGGAACTGGCGCGCCAGAAGGCCTCGGTGGAGGCGGCCCAGCGCGACCTGTCGAACGTGCTGAACACGCTCAACCAGGCCCAGACCAATCTGATCACGTCGGAAAAGATGGCTTCGCTCGGCTCGCTCGTGGCCGGGATTGCCCATGAACTCAATACGCCGATCGGCAACAGCCTGCTCACGGCCACCGCGCTTGACGACATGGTACGCGGCTTTGAAAAGCAGTATGCCGACGGCGGCATCAAGCGCTCGGCGCTCGAGACCATGGTGGCCGACACCAAGACCGCGTGCAGCATCATGACCAGTTCCCTGCACCGCGCGGCCGACCTGATCACTTCGTTCAAGCAGGTGGCCGTGGACCAGACCAGCGACCAGCGGCGCCGGTTCAACCTGAGCGAGGTCATTGGCGACACCTGTGCCACCTTTGCCGCCCAGTTCAAGCGGGCCAATTGCGACACCCGCATCGACTGCCCGCCAGGGCTGGTCATCGACTCCTATCCGGGTGGCGTGGGCCAGGTGCTGTCAAACCTGATCAACAACGCCTTGCTGCATGCCTTTGAGGGCCGCGCGCACGCCAGCATGACCATCTCGGTGCGCGAGACCGGCGACGGCCATCTGATGCTGGTGTTTGCCGACGATGGCGTGGGCATGCCGCCCCGGATCCTGCACCAGGTATTCGATCCCTTTTTCACCACCAAGATGGGGCAGGGCGGCTCCGGGCTGGGCATGAACATTGTCTATAACATCGTCACCGGCATGCTTGGCGGCAGCATCGCAATTGAATCCTCGCCGGGGCAAGGCACGACCGTCACCATCCGCATGCCATGCGTGGCGCCGCGCCGCGACGGGGAGGGCGTGGAATTGAAGCTGCTGTCGATTCCCTGA
- a CDS encoding ion transporter yields the protein MAHKPPSDPTASGATSFALNRNRLQLLHRIHNALETPMALLGLAWFCLMVVDLTRGLGDTGNTATTVIWVIFIADFALRLILAPRKLAYMRKNWLTVIALVLPALRVLRFARVLRGLSRLRGLPLVRILASINRGMRALGETMQRRGFGYVLAITLIVTLAGAAGMLHFEGKVASAAGASGIDDFWSALWWTGMMMTTMGSEYWPRTGEGRVLCMFLAIYAFAVFGYFTGTIATYFIGRDHVEAADGATLQALRELQEQVAQLRDELARAQEARGQ from the coding sequence ATGGCACACAAGCCCCCCAGTGATCCGACTGCGTCCGGCGCGACAAGCTTTGCCCTGAACCGCAATCGGCTCCAGCTTTTGCATCGCATTCACAACGCGCTCGAAACCCCCATGGCCCTGCTGGGGCTGGCCTGGTTTTGCCTGATGGTGGTCGATCTTACCCGGGGGCTGGGCGATACCGGCAACACTGCCACCACGGTCATCTGGGTCATCTTCATTGCCGACTTTGCCCTGCGCCTGATCCTGGCGCCGCGCAAGCTGGCCTACATGCGCAAGAACTGGCTGACGGTGATCGCGCTGGTGCTGCCGGCGCTGCGGGTACTGCGCTTCGCCCGCGTGCTGCGCGGCCTGTCGCGCCTGCGCGGCCTGCCGCTGGTGCGCATCCTGGCGTCGATCAACCGCGGCATGCGCGCACTGGGCGAGACCATGCAGCGGCGCGGTTTCGGCTATGTACTGGCGATTACTTTGATCGTCACGCTGGCCGGTGCGGCCGGCATGCTGCATTTTGAAGGCAAGGTCGCCAGTGCCGCGGGTGCGTCAGGGATCGACGACTTCTGGTCGGCCCTGTGGTGGACCGGCATGATGATGACCACCATGGGCAGCGAGTACTGGCCGCGCACGGGGGAGGGCCGGGTGCTGTGCATGTTCCTGGCCATTTATGCGTTTGCGGTGTTTGGCTATTTTACAGGCACCATCGCCACCTACTTCATCGGGCGCGACCATGTCGAAGCTGCCGACGGCGCCACCTTGCAGGCGCTGCGCGAGCTGCAGGAACAGGTGGCGCAGCTGCGCGACGAGCTGGCGCGGGCGCAGGAGGCGCGCGGCCAATAA
- a CDS encoding four-helix bundle copper-binding protein, whose product MHQSQFSACIEACYACAQACDHCAAACLQEDDVKMMAGCIALDIDCAQMCRMAAGAMARGSQMVSELCQVCATVCDACADECGKHEAEHCQECARACRACADECRRMVSGAASKASVGRGAAAH is encoded by the coding sequence ATGCACCAGTCTCAATTTTCTGCCTGTATCGAAGCCTGCTATGCCTGCGCCCAGGCCTGTGACCACTGCGCCGCGGCCTGCCTGCAGGAGGATGACGTCAAGATGATGGCCGGCTGTATCGCGCTTGATATCGACTGCGCCCAGATGTGCCGCATGGCCGCCGGGGCCATGGCGCGCGGCAGCCAGATGGTCAGCGAACTGTGCCAGGTCTGCGCCACCGTCTGTGACGCTTGTGCCGACGAATGCGGCAAGCACGAGGCAGAGCATTGCCAGGAATGCGCCAGGGCCTGCCGCGCCTGCGCCGATGAATGCAGGCGCATGGTGAGCGGCGCGGCTTCCAAGGCCAGCGTCGGACGCGGGGCTGCCGCCCACTAA
- a CDS encoding tryptophan halogenase family protein, whose amino-acid sequence MMGTAKPIDIVIVGGGTAGWMAANLMASRWGDGRARITVIESPEIGIIGVGEGSTPSLKHFFRQIGVAEAEWMPACHATYKLSIRFEDWSPASGIAAYSHPFFSKIDSLNEQALFVNCMTRRLGLDVTTLPERFLLGGVLAAQGKGPLPPAHFPFDIEYGYHFDSALLGRFLANHAASRGVKRIEATIGKAELNDQGDIVAVLGADGLRIDGDLFVDCTGFKSLLLQQAQGVPFNSFRNNLFNDAAVVIPTAAPARAMIPVQTVSRALSAGWSWHIPLTHRVGNGYVYSSAFLSADKAEAELRRTLGPTAADVEARHLTMKVGQVERHWNRNCLALGLAQGFIEPLEATALHLVQASIQSFMTCFEEGQFTTLHQSRFNNEIVERFERARDYIVAHYKLNTRPDSGYWRANQENMHLSDALGALLQAWFDRADIVQEIARTQGNSHFSAISWHCLFAGYGVFPPIAATQPGTGDLHMESGIDRFLHGCALNFRRHDECLVGA is encoded by the coding sequence ATGATGGGCACCGCGAAACCGATCGACATCGTCATCGTCGGCGGCGGCACCGCAGGCTGGATGGCCGCCAACCTCATGGCCAGCCGCTGGGGTGACGGACGCGCGCGCATCACGGTCATCGAGTCGCCCGAGATCGGCATCATCGGGGTAGGCGAAGGCTCCACGCCTTCCTTGAAGCACTTCTTCCGCCAGATCGGTGTGGCGGAAGCCGAGTGGATGCCGGCCTGCCATGCCACCTATAAGCTCAGCATCCGCTTCGAGGACTGGAGCCCGGCATCCGGCATTGCCGCCTACAGCCATCCGTTTTTCTCGAAAATCGACTCGCTCAACGAGCAGGCCTTGTTCGTCAACTGCATGACGCGCAGGCTGGGGCTGGACGTGACCACCTTGCCTGAGCGCTTCCTGCTCGGTGGCGTGCTTGCCGCGCAAGGCAAGGGCCCGCTGCCCCCCGCGCACTTCCCCTTCGACATCGAGTACGGCTATCACTTCGATTCGGCGCTTCTCGGCCGCTTTTTGGCCAACCATGCGGCATCGCGCGGCGTGAAGCGAATCGAGGCCACCATCGGCAAGGCCGAGCTGAACGACCAGGGCGACATCGTCGCCGTGCTGGGCGCCGACGGCTTGCGCATCGACGGTGATCTCTTCGTCGACTGCACCGGCTTCAAGTCGCTGCTGTTGCAGCAGGCACAAGGTGTGCCCTTCAACAGCTTCCGCAACAACCTGTTCAACGATGCGGCCGTCGTGATCCCGACGGCGGCCCCGGCGCGCGCCATGATTCCGGTCCAGACCGTCTCGCGCGCCTTGTCCGCGGGATGGTCCTGGCACATTCCACTGACACATCGGGTAGGCAATGGCTACGTCTACAGCTCTGCATTTCTCTCGGCCGACAAGGCGGAAGCCGAATTGAGGCGCACGCTCGGGCCCACCGCGGCCGACGTCGAGGCTCGGCACTTGACCATGAAGGTGGGTCAGGTCGAGCGCCACTGGAACCGGAATTGCCTCGCACTGGGCCTGGCGCAAGGATTCATCGAGCCGCTCGAGGCGACCGCCCTGCATCTCGTACAGGCTTCGATCCAGTCCTTCATGACATGCTTCGAAGAGGGTCAATTTACGACGCTGCACCAGTCCCGCTTTAACAATGAAATTGTCGAACGGTTCGAGAGGGCGCGTGACTATATCGTCGCCCACTACAAGCTCAATACTCGCCCGGACAGCGGCTACTGGCGCGCCAATCAGGAAAATATGCACCTGTCAGATGCGCTGGGCGCGCTGTTACAGGCTTGGTTCGATCGGGCCGACATCGTTCAGGAAATCGCCCGCACACAAGGGAACTCGCACTTCAGCGCGATCTCGTGGCATTGCCTGTTCGCTGGATATGGGGTCTTCCCTCCCATCGCGGCGACCCAGCCTGGCACAGGTGATCTGCATATGGAAAGTGGCATCGACCGGTTCTTGCATGGTTGCGCCCTCAACTTCCGAAGGCATGATGAATGCCTGGTGGGCGCCTGA
- a CDS encoding tryptophan halogenase family protein — protein MHKRIEKLVVVGGGTAGWMSAALIKRVLGNQVAVEVVESETIGIVGVGEATIPPIHHLNAVLGISESDFLRETNGSIKLAIRFEGWRVPGESYFHTFGVPGRNHAFCDFQHFWARGVALGQTRSLWEYDLNYLACQAGRFGRPRTQDPFLDVPYAYHFDAGLYGQYLRKICEANGVKRTEGLIEQVVLAPESGHVRTLKLQDGREVHGDLFVDCSGMRGLLIQQALEVPYDDWSHWLPCDRALAVPSERLASTLPYTRSIAHAAGWQWQIPLQHRIGNGLVYSSRHISDDEASATLMANLPAPALAEPRLIRFRTGRTRDAWAKNVCAIGLSGGFLEPLESTSIYLIQSAIVRLLKLFPHEGISQALVDEYNAQSALEYETIRDFIILHYHVNERPDSGFWQDVRHMAVPPRLRDKIALFRATGRLFQDPYDIFKDASWLQVLVGQGVMPADYHPVAAGFAPDELAGALADMAAAKRQGLEGFMTHDDYLAAAVRARS, from the coding sequence ATGCACAAGCGGATCGAAAAGCTTGTCGTGGTCGGCGGTGGAACGGCCGGCTGGATGTCGGCGGCACTGATCAAGCGTGTCCTGGGCAACCAGGTGGCCGTTGAAGTGGTCGAATCCGAGACAATCGGCATCGTGGGCGTTGGCGAAGCGACGATTCCGCCGATTCATCATCTCAATGCCGTACTGGGCATTTCTGAAAGCGACTTCCTGCGTGAAACCAATGGATCGATCAAGCTGGCCATTCGTTTCGAAGGGTGGCGGGTTCCTGGCGAATCGTATTTTCATACATTCGGGGTGCCCGGGCGCAATCATGCCTTTTGCGATTTCCAGCACTTCTGGGCTCGGGGCGTGGCCCTGGGCCAGACCCGTAGCCTGTGGGAGTATGACCTCAATTATCTGGCGTGCCAGGCGGGCCGGTTCGGGCGCCCCCGTACCCAGGATCCATTCCTGGATGTGCCGTATGCCTACCACTTCGATGCCGGCCTGTACGGTCAGTATCTGCGGAAAATTTGCGAAGCCAATGGGGTGAAGCGCACCGAAGGCTTGATCGAGCAGGTTGTGCTTGCGCCCGAATCGGGTCATGTGCGCACCCTCAAGCTGCAGGACGGCCGCGAAGTGCATGGTGACCTGTTCGTGGACTGCTCCGGCATGCGCGGCCTGCTCATCCAGCAAGCACTCGAGGTTCCCTATGACGACTGGTCCCACTGGCTGCCGTGCGACCGCGCTCTGGCCGTGCCGTCGGAGCGACTGGCGAGTACCCTGCCCTATACCCGTTCGATAGCACATGCGGCGGGATGGCAATGGCAGATTCCGCTGCAGCACCGGATTGGCAATGGCCTGGTGTACAGCAGCCGGCATATCAGCGACGACGAGGCAAGCGCCACGCTGATGGCCAACCTGCCGGCGCCGGCCCTGGCCGAACCAAGACTGATCCGCTTTCGCACCGGGCGCACGCGCGACGCCTGGGCCAAGAATGTCTGTGCCATCGGACTGTCGGGTGGTTTCCTCGAGCCGCTCGAGTCCACCAGCATCTACCTGATCCAGTCAGCCATCGTGCGCTTGCTCAAGCTGTTTCCCCATGAAGGCATCAGCCAGGCGCTCGTGGACGAGTACAACGCCCAGTCGGCCCTGGAGTACGAAACGATCCGCGACTTCATCATCCTCCACTACCACGTGAACGAACGGCCAGATAGCGGCTTCTGGCAGGACGTGCGCCACATGGCCGTGCCGCCGCGGCTGCGCGACAAGATCGCGCTGTTCCGCGCCACGGGCAGGCTGTTCCAGGATCCCTACGATATTTTCAAGGACGCCTCCTGGCTGCAGGTCCTGGTCGGACAGGGTGTGATGCCCGCGGACTACCATCCGGTGGCGGCGGGATTTGCGCCCGACGAGCTGGCCGGAGCGCTGGCGGACATGGCGGCGGCAAAGCGCCAGGGCCTGGAAGGATTCATGACCCATGACGACTACCTGGCCGCTGCCGTCAGGGCACGATCATGA
- a CDS encoding TonB-dependent receptor, with the protein MTGFRASLMQAQSIKKNSSSIVEAVSAEDIGKLPDTSIAETLARIPGLAGERVAGRTSGISVRGFKEDYVGTTLNGRELLGIGNNRGVEFDLYPAEIMSGAVVYKAPDASLSAMGIGGTVDLRTTRPLDAKPSTTLNASYEKGSLESNNPDFKNTGYRFAFADSRRFAGDTVGLAIALAKTNSPSQSEVNGMWGWSRNANFGDAYTPNGIEVYSRSQLLTRDTASAVLQFKPNNKVNVALDALMINFRDEGIRRGIIQALPDGTIGQVVNGVAQSGTSGPFNAVLRSDPTDKKGTLRTYGVNMKLAVNDQWQAKFDMAHSDTSKHDEIGESYAGNGRAGLATQGPGTTRSWETTSKGLRFSNNSINFADYNLVRLAGPQAWGGSLAPISQLQTSVSGNPAIGFAQAQDGFVNNAVFEESLDTVRLEAVGKLDLGWINAVNVGMLYSDHAKSKDNQGYYLTANTWPNDGPIPESARRGVADLSWAGLGQVVAYDAQGLINSGAYRRWDAQQLETDRLGDTYTIKEKVTTLFAKADFEGQLGSFNTFGNMGLQFINTRQSATGFLSVTGADLFVKATPVDDGANYTKVLPSLNVNFDLSNTQTVRFAASKAISRARIDQLRPGGSVRFINNLFNVTNPDPASGPWSSTTGNAKLRPNEVNQADLSYEWYFAKDGYVSVGGFYKDIVNWSRTGRQVVDFSQYYIPGYHQGVDTNGTVFAPATFQGIRTFFEDGLEGRVKGVELAATLPLRLVSNYLDGFGVVANAALTEGSFNDGTDIPGLSRDSYQLTAYYEKAGFSARVAATKRSSFLSEARGQSNSLTPANRKALTLVDAQVSYDFSGSSINQLKGMRLSFNAQNLTKQDDATIDTASGQVTQYDRYGARYELSLKYSF; encoded by the coding sequence GTGACGGGATTCCGCGCCAGTCTGATGCAAGCCCAATCGATCAAGAAAAACAGCTCGAGCATCGTCGAAGCCGTGAGCGCGGAAGACATCGGCAAGTTGCCGGACACGAGTATTGCCGAGACGCTCGCACGCATCCCCGGCCTTGCAGGCGAGCGCGTTGCCGGCCGCACCAGCGGCATCTCGGTCCGCGGCTTCAAGGAAGACTACGTCGGTACCACCCTCAACGGCCGCGAGCTGCTGGGCATCGGCAACAACCGCGGCGTGGAATTCGACCTGTATCCGGCCGAAATCATGAGCGGCGCCGTGGTGTACAAGGCCCCTGACGCCAGCCTCAGTGCGATGGGCATTGGCGGCACGGTCGACCTGCGCACCACCCGCCCGCTGGACGCGAAGCCGTCCACGACGCTGAACGCTTCCTACGAAAAAGGCAGCCTGGAGTCGAACAACCCGGACTTCAAGAATACCGGCTACCGCTTCGCCTTCGCCGATTCGCGCCGCTTTGCCGGCGACACCGTGGGCCTGGCCATTGCGCTGGCGAAGACGAACTCGCCCTCCCAGTCGGAAGTGAACGGCATGTGGGGCTGGAGTCGGAATGCTAATTTCGGCGATGCGTACACGCCCAACGGCATCGAGGTGTACTCGCGTTCGCAGTTGCTGACCCGCGACACCGCCTCCGCCGTCCTGCAATTTAAGCCAAACAACAAGGTGAACGTCGCTCTGGACGCCCTGATGATCAACTTCCGCGACGAGGGCATCCGACGTGGCATCATCCAGGCCCTGCCCGATGGAACGATCGGCCAGGTCGTCAACGGCGTGGCGCAGTCGGGCACCAGCGGTCCTTTCAATGCGGTTCTCCGTAGCGACCCGACCGACAAGAAGGGTACCTTGCGTACCTACGGCGTCAACATGAAACTGGCGGTCAACGACCAATGGCAGGCCAAGTTCGACATGGCCCACAGCGACACGAGCAAGCACGATGAAATCGGCGAGAGCTATGCCGGCAACGGTCGTGCCGGTCTGGCGACCCAGGGCCCCGGTACCACCCGCAGCTGGGAAACCACGTCCAAAGGCTTGAGGTTCAGCAACAACAGCATCAATTTTGCCGACTACAACCTGGTGCGCCTGGCAGGTCCCCAAGCCTGGGGCGGTTCGCTGGCGCCGATCTCGCAACTGCAGACCTCGGTCTCCGGCAACCCGGCGATCGGCTTTGCCCAGGCCCAGGATGGCTTCGTGAACAATGCCGTCTTCGAGGAATCGCTCGACACGGTGCGCCTGGAAGCTGTGGGCAAACTCGACCTCGGCTGGATCAACGCGGTCAACGTCGGCATGCTGTATTCGGATCACGCGAAGTCCAAGGACAACCAGGGCTACTACCTGACGGCGAACACCTGGCCGAACGATGGCCCGATTCCCGAGTCCGCCCGCAGGGGCGTGGCAGACCTTTCCTGGGCCGGGTTGGGGCAGGTTGTGGCCTACGACGCACAGGGGCTGATCAACTCCGGCGCCTACCGCCGCTGGGATGCGCAGCAACTGGAAACGGATCGTCTGGGTGACACCTATACGATCAAGGAAAAGGTCACCACCTTGTTTGCCAAGGCCGATTTCGAAGGCCAGCTGGGTTCGTTCAACACGTTCGGCAATATGGGTCTGCAGTTCATCAACACGAGGCAGTCGGCCACAGGCTTCCTGAGCGTGACCGGTGCCGACCTGTTCGTGAAGGCGACGCCGGTCGACGACGGCGCGAACTACACCAAGGTACTGCCGAGCCTGAATGTGAATTTTGATCTCAGCAACACCCAGACGGTCAGGTTCGCGGCCAGCAAGGCAATCAGCCGTGCGCGCATTGACCAGCTGAGGCCGGGCGGAAGTGTGAGGTTTATCAATAACCTGTTCAACGTCACCAATCCCGATCCTGCCAGCGGCCCATGGTCGTCCACCACGGGTAATGCGAAGCTGCGCCCGAACGAGGTCAACCAGGCCGATTTGAGCTACGAATGGTATTTCGCCAAGGATGGCTATGTGAGCGTTGGCGGATTCTATAAAGACATCGTCAACTGGTCACGTACCGGGCGCCAGGTCGTCGATTTCTCGCAGTACTACATTCCTGGCTATCACCAGGGAGTGGACACCAACGGCACGGTGTTTGCGCCAGCTACCTTCCAGGGCATCAGGACCTTCTTCGAAGACGGCCTCGAAGGCCGCGTCAAGGGCGTGGAACTCGCCGCGACGCTACCTCTGCGGTTGGTCAGCAACTATCTCGATGGCTTTGGCGTGGTGGCCAATGCTGCGCTGACCGAGGGAAGCTTCAACGACGGCACTGACATCCCGGGCCTGTCCAGGGATTCCTACCAGCTGACGGCGTATTATGAAAAAGCCGGGTTCAGCGCCCGCGTGGCCGCCACCAAGCGTTCGTCCTTCCTGTCTGAAGCGCGCGGTCAAAGTAACTCGCTCACGCCGGCCAACCGGAAGGCGCTGACGCTGGTGGACGCCCAGGTGAGCTATGATTTCTCGGGATCGAGCATCAATCAACTGAAGGGAATGCGACTCTCGTTCAATGCCCAGAACCTGACCAAGCAGGACGATGCCACCATCGATACCGCTTCCGGTCAAGTCACGCAGTATGATCGCTATGGCGCGCGCTACGAGCTGTCGCTGAAGTACTCGTTTTGA